The following are from one region of the Falsibacillus pallidus genome:
- a CDS encoding TetR/AcrR family transcriptional regulator, which translates to MDSKDKRNFEKGEHVETRNAIIKTAHDLFMEYGYRSVSTRQIADLCGLTQPALYHHFTNKKELYIEVIRETIFKTQTAVQRILKRPQSLRERLQQYAYYMMLNHHEDLNQMFHDIEHQLDAASQAQIYQWWMNGYLMPVVAVFEEAAKEGKLQNQYRFGATPIDAAHFLLSLIKSSMEPSKFLKDSSKSRQEAAEEKSHMIVDVLLYGLS; encoded by the coding sequence ATGGATTCCAAAGATAAGCGGAATTTTGAGAAAGGGGAGCACGTGGAAACGAGGAACGCCATCATCAAGACAGCCCATGACTTGTTCATGGAGTATGGATACCGTTCTGTGTCCACAAGGCAGATCGCGGATTTATGCGGTTTGACGCAGCCTGCCCTTTACCATCATTTCACGAACAAAAAAGAACTGTATATCGAAGTCATCAGGGAAACAATCTTTAAAACCCAGACAGCTGTCCAACGGATTTTAAAGCGTCCGCAAAGTTTGAGGGAGCGACTCCAGCAATATGCCTATTACATGATGCTGAATCATCACGAAGACTTGAATCAGATGTTTCATGATATCGAACATCAGCTGGATGCAGCTTCACAGGCGCAAATCTATCAATGGTGGATGAACGGCTATCTCATGCCGGTCGTCGCAGTTTTTGAAGAGGCGGCAAAGGAAGGCAAGCTTCAGAATCAATATCGATTTGGGGCAACCCCCATCGACGCCGCACACTTTTTGCTGAGCCTGATTAAATCATCCATGGAACCTTCCAAGTTCCTGAAAGACAGCAGCAAGAGCCGGCAGGAAGCAGCTGAAGAAAAATCCCATATGATTGTGGATGTCCTGCTTTATGGGCTGAGCTGA
- a CDS encoding ATP-dependent DNA helicase, producing MVEYVYSGGSIDNRFRSAASMTEGTRIHQKLQKEYGEADQKEVFLQMDIPFDFFTLQLEGRCDGLLAAGSDGLLTIDEIKSSTKPLDLIEEQTHPVHWAQAKCYACIVAEQNDLEEIKVQLTYVQLPSEEKKQFIKVFSQLELKDFLEETAASYRAFAEMKLKHEKQRQASIQELSFPYPEYRSGQRAFAGTVYKTIMDRKNLMAEAPTGIGKTMSTLFPAIKSLGEGLTRKLFYLTAKTITRTTAEEALNHLEAKGLYMNSVTMTAKDKICFKEETICQPEYCEFADGYYDRINGAMLDILSNETRITRTVIEEYAMKHKVCPFEFSIDLAYQADAVIGDYNYVFDPRVNLKRFLEEQKNKTVLLIDEAHNLVDRARTMFSASIDKSPFLKLKREYKQNPALFLPSKALNDFFISFKKEMDGRKQLVLDLIPNELPLLLEAFTEAAEKELLHTAKDAVKTELLLETYFAAQNFIRIAKLYDDHSIAYGEKNGNELTMNLFCIDPSENLRRMGKGYRAKIYFSATMSPGRYFQDMLGVDEDDYKTRVPSPFHPEQFQVWVQPVSTRYREREDSIAPIVRTIGSLVEAKSGNHLVFFPSYQYLDSVYESFTLDYPDIQTIKQDTGMKEEEREKFLEKFQADSKEPLVGFAVLGGIFSEGIDLRGDRLNGVVVVGVGLPQLGFERDLIKSHFAAHGKNGYDYAYVYPGMNKVLQAGGRLIRSETDTGTIILLDDRYLQPKYQGLLPEEWRNFRILKDFSILKALF from the coding sequence ATGGTGGAATACGTCTATTCTGGAGGGAGCATTGACAACCGTTTCAGGTCTGCTGCTTCCATGACAGAAGGGACCAGGATCCATCAAAAGCTGCAAAAGGAATACGGGGAGGCGGACCAAAAAGAAGTCTTTTTACAGATGGACATCCCGTTCGACTTCTTTACCCTTCAACTGGAAGGGAGATGCGACGGCTTGCTGGCTGCCGGATCTGACGGCCTTCTTACAATAGATGAAATAAAGTCATCCACAAAGCCGCTTGATTTAATAGAGGAACAAACGCATCCTGTCCACTGGGCACAGGCAAAATGCTACGCCTGCATTGTGGCTGAACAGAATGACCTTGAAGAAATAAAGGTCCAGCTCACCTATGTCCAACTGCCCTCTGAAGAAAAAAAGCAGTTTATAAAAGTGTTCAGCCAATTAGAATTAAAGGATTTCTTGGAAGAAACAGCCGCATCCTACCGTGCATTTGCAGAGATGAAATTAAAGCATGAAAAGCAGAGGCAGGCAAGCATCCAAGAATTGAGTTTCCCCTATCCTGAATACCGGAGTGGACAGCGGGCGTTCGCAGGTACTGTTTATAAGACGATTATGGACAGGAAAAACTTGATGGCGGAAGCACCGACTGGAATCGGAAAAACCATGTCCACTCTTTTTCCTGCCATCAAATCGCTGGGGGAAGGACTGACTCGAAAACTCTTTTACCTCACAGCCAAAACGATAACAAGGACAACCGCTGAGGAAGCATTGAACCATCTGGAGGCGAAGGGACTTTATATGAACTCCGTTACCATGACGGCGAAAGATAAAATTTGTTTCAAGGAAGAAACGATCTGCCAGCCGGAATACTGCGAATTTGCGGATGGCTACTATGACCGGATCAATGGGGCGATGCTCGACATCCTTTCCAATGAAACAAGGATCACCCGCACGGTCATCGAGGAGTATGCGATGAAGCATAAGGTCTGCCCGTTCGAATTCTCCATTGACCTTGCCTACCAGGCAGATGCCGTGATAGGGGACTATAACTACGTGTTTGATCCCCGGGTCAATTTGAAGAGATTCCTTGAGGAGCAAAAAAACAAAACGGTCCTGCTCATTGATGAAGCACACAATCTCGTTGACCGGGCAAGGACGATGTTTTCCGCTTCTATTGATAAGTCCCCTTTCTTAAAGCTGAAAAGGGAGTATAAACAAAACCCCGCTTTGTTTTTGCCATCCAAGGCTCTTAATGATTTTTTCATTTCCTTCAAAAAAGAGATGGACGGCAGGAAACAATTAGTGCTCGATCTAATTCCGAATGAACTGCCTCTATTATTGGAAGCTTTCACAGAAGCGGCAGAAAAGGAGCTTTTGCATACAGCAAAGGACGCTGTTAAGACAGAGCTGCTGTTAGAAACGTATTTTGCCGCGCAAAATTTTATCCGGATAGCCAAATTATACGACGACCATTCCATTGCCTATGGAGAAAAAAACGGAAATGAATTGACCATGAATCTATTCTGCATAGATCCTTCTGAAAATCTTCGCAGGATGGGAAAAGGCTATCGGGCAAAAATCTACTTTTCGGCGACCATGTCTCCTGGCCGCTACTTTCAGGATATGCTGGGAGTAGATGAGGACGACTATAAGACGCGTGTCCCATCACCTTTTCACCCTGAACAATTTCAAGTGTGGGTCCAGCCTGTATCGACTAGGTACCGGGAACGGGAGGATTCTATCGCCCCGATTGTCCGGACCATTGGAAGTCTGGTAGAAGCGAAATCCGGGAACCATCTCGTTTTCTTTCCTTCCTATCAATATCTTGATTCTGTTTATGAATCATTTACCCTGGACTATCCGGACATACAAACGATTAAACAAGACACGGGCATGAAAGAAGAGGAACGGGAGAAATTTTTAGAGAAATTCCAAGCAGACAGCAAGGAACCATTGGTCGGATTTGCTGTATTAGGTGGAATCTTTTCGGAAGGGATCGATTTAAGAGGCGACCGGCTGAATGGGGTGGTCGTTGTCGGAGTAGGACTGCCGCAACTCGGCTTTGAGCGGGATTTGATCAAAAGCCATTTTGCAGCGCACGGAAAAAATGGCTACGATTATGCCTACGTCTACCCAGGCATGAATAAAGTGCTGCAGGCAGGCGGAAGACTGATCCGTTCCGAAACCGACACCGGCACCATCATCCTCCTCGATGACCGCTACCTCCAGCCAAAATACCAGGGGCTCCTGCCGGAAGAGTGGCGTAATTTTAGGATTTTGAAGGACTTTTCTATATTAAAGGCTCTTTTCTAA
- a CDS encoding DEAD/DEAH box helicase produces the protein MTRFSNLGISDALENQLKKDGIDTATEIQEKSIPLILEEKDVIAEAQTGTGKTLAFILPMLQKLVVAEEAIQGLILTPTRELALQITAELTKLIEAVPEAKILAVYGGQDVEAQLKKLKKSIHIVVATPGRLLDHLRRQTIDLSQLKTLVLDEADQMLHMGFLPEVETILSHVNEERQTLLFSATMNSDVRKLAKKYTDKPENIKIKAKSITVEKINQLVILTTDRRKQAALKAVLKESQPYLAIIFCRTKRRASTLNEALQSAGFLSEELHGDLSQAKRERVMKNFREAKLQYLVATDVAARGLDVEGVTHVFNYDIPHDVESYIHRIGRTGRAGEDGLAVTFAAPKDQIHLDMIEKGINMKLRKEQSDVGPDDPKPNERRGEGGRPRGGRSSQKARTGEKRPSERSRAGNAKSARPRKPSKRPR, from the coding sequence ATGACCCGATTTTCAAACCTTGGGATCAGCGATGCGCTGGAAAACCAATTGAAAAAGGACGGAATCGATACGGCAACAGAGATTCAGGAAAAATCGATTCCTCTTATATTAGAAGAAAAGGACGTCATTGCTGAAGCCCAGACAGGGACAGGAAAGACGCTTGCATTCATTTTGCCAATGCTGCAAAAATTGGTTGTGGCAGAAGAAGCGATACAAGGATTGATTCTGACACCAACCCGGGAACTTGCCCTTCAGATTACAGCTGAATTGACCAAACTGATTGAAGCCGTTCCGGAAGCTAAGATCCTTGCTGTTTACGGAGGACAAGATGTAGAAGCCCAGCTGAAGAAGCTGAAGAAAAGCATTCACATCGTCGTGGCAACGCCCGGACGTCTCCTTGACCACTTAAGAAGGCAGACCATCGACTTGAGCCAGCTGAAAACACTCGTATTGGATGAAGCCGATCAAATGCTGCATATGGGGTTCCTTCCCGAAGTGGAAACCATCCTGAGCCATGTGAATGAAGAGAGGCAGACATTATTATTCTCTGCCACCATGAACAGCGACGTTCGAAAATTGGCGAAAAAATATACGGACAAGCCGGAAAATATAAAGATTAAGGCGAAGTCTATTACAGTAGAAAAAATTAATCAGCTTGTCATCCTGACGACAGACCGCAGGAAGCAAGCGGCATTGAAAGCAGTACTCAAGGAGTCCCAGCCATACTTGGCGATCATCTTCTGCCGCACGAAGCGCCGTGCGAGCACATTGAATGAAGCACTCCAATCGGCAGGCTTTTTATCAGAGGAGCTCCACGGAGATCTGTCTCAAGCCAAAAGGGAACGCGTCATGAAGAACTTCCGTGAAGCAAAGCTGCAGTATCTGGTAGCGACGGATGTCGCAGCACGCGGCCTTGATGTAGAAGGGGTCACCCATGTGTTCAACTACGACATCCCCCACGATGTGGAAAGCTACATCCACCGCATCGGCAGGACAGGCCGTGCAGGGGAGGATGGTCTTGCGGTCACTTTCGCTGCACCAAAGGATCAAATTCATTTGGATATGATTGAAAAGGGAATCAATATGAAATTAAGGAAAGAGCAGTCCGATGTTGGGCCGGATGATCCGAAGCCGAATGAGCGAAGGGGAGAAGGTGGACGTCCAAGGGGTGGGCGCAGCTCTCAAAAAGCCCGTACAGGTGAAAAGCGTCCTTCGGAAAGAAGCAGAGCAGGAAACGCCAAAAGTGCAAGGCCGAGAAAGCCTTCAAAAAGACCAAGATAA
- a CDS encoding YwbE family protein — protein sequence MNGQNRKDIHPGLEVDIVLKQDQRTGKLTRGIVKDLLTNSQHHPHGIKVRLQDGQVGRVKNIIS from the coding sequence ATGAACGGACAAAATCGAAAGGATATCCATCCCGGTCTGGAAGTGGATATCGTATTGAAACAAGACCAGCGGACAGGGAAATTGACCCGCGGCATCGTAAAAGATTTGCTGACGAATTCTCAGCACCATCCACATGGAATTAAAGTCCGTCTGCAGGATGGCCAGGTAGGAAGAGTCAAAAATATCATTTCATAG
- the phnC gene encoding phosphonate ABC transporter ATP-binding protein, protein MIEFKNVSKVYPNGTVGLKDINLTIEPGEFVVIVGLSGAGKSTMLRSINRLHDITEGEIIINGKSITKAKGKDLLKIRRDIGMIFQNFNLVKRSTVLRNVLSGRVGYHSTIRTILGLFPKKDVELSLNALKRVNIMDKAYTRADQLSGGQQQRVSIARALAQEAKIILADEPVASLDPLTTRQVMDDLRRINQELGITTIVNLHFIDLAREYATRIIGVRAGEVVFDGPTEQATDNVFSEIYGREIKEDELLGEKNS, encoded by the coding sequence ATGATCGAATTTAAGAATGTCTCGAAAGTGTATCCAAATGGGACAGTGGGGCTTAAAGATATTAATCTGACCATTGAACCAGGAGAATTTGTTGTCATTGTAGGTCTTTCAGGAGCAGGGAAATCAACGATGCTTCGTTCGATTAACCGGCTGCACGATATTACAGAAGGTGAGATCATCATCAATGGAAAGTCGATCACGAAAGCGAAAGGGAAAGATCTTCTAAAGATCCGCCGCGACATCGGGATGATTTTCCAAAACTTCAATCTCGTTAAACGCTCCACAGTGCTGCGAAATGTCCTTAGCGGCCGTGTCGGCTACCACTCCACGATTCGCACCATCTTAGGCTTGTTTCCTAAAAAGGACGTAGAGCTGTCTTTAAACGCCCTTAAACGCGTTAATATCATGGATAAAGCCTATACACGTGCAGACCAGCTTTCCGGCGGACAGCAGCAGCGTGTGTCCATTGCCCGGGCACTTGCTCAGGAAGCGAAGATTATTTTGGCAGACGAGCCTGTTGCATCCCTTGATCCACTTACAACACGCCAAGTAATGGATGATTTAAGACGCATCAATCAAGAACTGGGCATCACGACTATCGTAAACTTGCACTTTATCGATCTAGCAAGGGAATATGCTACGCGCATCATTGGGGTCCGTGCAGGAGAAGTCGTATTTGACGGTCCTACTGAACAAGCGACTGACAACGTATTCTCTGAAATCTACGGACGTGAGATTAAAGAGGATGAATTGCTAGGGGAGAAAAACTCATGA
- the phnE gene encoding phosphonate ABC transporter, permease protein PhnE produces MTQDQLKKPARTKFWMTVVLMVVLFWVSAKSTDATFSELFEGLPQIGVLLAKMFPPDWSYFSYVVDPMLETIRMALLGATFGAIIAIPLALLSASNVFESNWIVQPFRFILNLIRTIPDLLLAAIFVAIFGLGPLPGIWALTIFSLGIIAKLTYESIEAIDRGPLEAMTAVGANKIQWIFFGVIPQVLPQFLSYSIYTFEINVRAAAVLGLVGAGGIGIFYERTLGFFQYDRVASIIIFTLVVVLLIDYISTKIREKLI; encoded by the coding sequence ATGACCCAGGATCAATTGAAAAAACCAGCTCGCACAAAGTTTTGGATGACGGTCGTTTTAATGGTTGTTCTTTTCTGGGTCAGTGCGAAGAGCACGGATGCAACATTCAGTGAACTATTCGAAGGGCTTCCGCAAATCGGCGTCCTTTTGGCCAAGATGTTCCCGCCTGACTGGTCTTACTTTTCTTATGTAGTGGATCCTATGCTTGAGACCATCCGCATGGCTCTTTTAGGGGCAACTTTTGGGGCAATCATTGCGATCCCATTAGCGCTTTTGTCCGCTTCCAACGTGTTTGAATCCAATTGGATCGTACAGCCTTTCCGATTCATCTTGAACTTGATTCGTACAATTCCGGACTTATTGCTTGCAGCGATTTTCGTTGCGATCTTTGGACTTGGGCCATTGCCTGGTATCTGGGCATTGACGATTTTCTCTTTAGGGATTATCGCAAAGCTTACATATGAGTCCATCGAAGCCATTGACCGCGGGCCGCTTGAAGCGATGACAGCAGTCGGCGCCAATAAAATTCAATGGATTTTCTTCGGGGTCATCCCGCAAGTATTGCCGCAGTTCCTTTCTTACTCTATTTATACATTTGAAATCAATGTTCGTGCAGCAGCCGTCCTTGGGTTGGTCGGAGCCGGTGGTATTGGGATTTTCTACGAAAGAACGCTTGGATTCTTCCAATATGACCGCGTTGCCAGCATCATCATTTTCACACTGGTTGTCGTATTGCTAATTGACTATATCAGTACTAAAATCCGGGAGAAATTAATATGA
- the phnE gene encoding phosphonate ABC transporter, permease protein PhnE, with the protein MSTDMIVKPPKKNRVKKWIYIILLAAVYIWAFAGMPLEGFKETAAQITKSIFHGIFHPDWDYVYDPEGEDLLRGLLDTLAIAILGTFISAFLCVPFAFWAANNMNRFRPVSGLGKFILSFVRTFPELVMALLFIKAVGPGSFAGVLALGIHSIGMLGKLFSESVESMDLGPTEALKASGANKIQTIWFAVIPQVMPEFLSYTLYRFEINVRSATILGIIGAGGIGTPLIFALAGRSWDRVGIILLGIIVMVTIIDLISGSIRKKIV; encoded by the coding sequence ATGAGCACCGATATGATTGTAAAGCCGCCAAAAAAGAATAGAGTAAAAAAGTGGATCTATATCATTCTTCTGGCCGCCGTCTACATCTGGGCGTTTGCCGGAATGCCATTGGAAGGATTCAAAGAAACCGCTGCACAAATCACTAAATCGATTTTCCATGGAATCTTCCATCCTGATTGGGACTATGTATATGATCCTGAAGGGGAAGACTTGCTCCGCGGTCTTCTGGATACATTGGCTATCGCCATTTTAGGTACATTTATTTCAGCTTTCTTGTGTGTACCTTTCGCATTCTGGGCAGCAAACAACATGAACAGATTCAGACCTGTTTCAGGATTGGGAAAATTCATTTTGAGCTTCGTCCGTACCTTCCCTGAACTTGTCATGGCCCTTCTTTTCATCAAAGCTGTTGGACCTGGATCCTTCGCTGGGGTTTTGGCCCTCGGAATCCACTCCATCGGGATGCTTGGGAAACTTTTCTCAGAATCCGTGGAAAGTATGGACCTTGGCCCGACAGAAGCCTTGAAGGCATCAGGCGCCAACAAAATTCAGACCATCTGGTTTGCGGTCATCCCGCAAGTCATGCCTGAATTCTTATCCTATACCCTTTATCGATTCGAAATTAACGTCCGTTCTGCAACCATCCTTGGAATCATCGGTGCCGGTGGTATCGGTACACCATTGATCTTCGCACTTGCCGGCCGTTCCTGGGACCGTGTAGGGATCATCCTTCTCGGAATCATCGTGATGGTAACTATAATCGACTTGATTTCCGGTTCCATCCGCAAAAAGATCGTTTAA
- a CDS encoding phosphate/phosphite/phosphonate ABC transporter substrate-binding protein yields MFKKLTLFGMSLGLAFGVLAGCGSDDKENGKGDSKGYEPKELNVQFVPSQSAETLEAKAKPLEKLLSDKLGIPVHVSVSTDYNTVVEAMGSKKVDVGFLPPTTYVLAHEQGVADVLLQAQRFGVNDEDGTPTKDLVDFYKSMVIVKKDSDIKSIEDLKGKKMGWQNVTSSAGYVWPAVEMKKAGLDPQKDVQGVTLKGHDTAVLAVLNGDVDAAATFQDARNIVKKDAPDVFDKTRVLFFTKPIPNDTISVRPDLTKEWKDKIADAFISLGKDEKGHQIISEIYSHEGYTKSKDSNFDIVREYEKEVEGQ; encoded by the coding sequence ATGTTTAAAAAGCTTACTTTATTTGGTATGTCTTTAGGTCTAGCATTCGGTGTTCTTGCCGGCTGTGGTTCAGACGACAAAGAAAATGGAAAAGGCGACAGCAAGGGGTACGAGCCTAAGGAATTGAACGTACAGTTCGTTCCATCACAAAGTGCTGAGACACTTGAAGCAAAAGCAAAGCCATTAGAAAAATTATTGTCTGACAAATTAGGGATTCCTGTACATGTAAGTGTATCAACTGATTACAACACTGTAGTAGAAGCAATGGGTTCTAAAAAGGTAGACGTTGGTTTCTTGCCTCCTACTACATACGTACTTGCTCATGAACAAGGTGTAGCTGATGTATTGCTTCAAGCACAGCGCTTTGGCGTTAATGATGAAGACGGAACTCCTACAAAAGATCTTGTAGATTTCTATAAATCTATGGTTATCGTGAAAAAGGATTCCGACATCAAATCTATCGAAGATCTTAAAGGCAAGAAAATGGGTTGGCAAAACGTAACTTCTTCTGCTGGTTATGTATGGCCTGCAGTTGAAATGAAAAAAGCTGGTCTTGATCCTCAGAAAGACGTTCAAGGCGTAACTCTTAAAGGACATGATACTGCTGTTCTTGCAGTTCTTAATGGCGATGTTGATGCAGCTGCTACATTCCAAGATGCCCGTAACATCGTTAAGAAAGATGCTCCAGATGTATTTGACAAAACTCGTGTACTATTCTTTACAAAGCCAATCCCGAACGATACAATCTCCGTTCGCCCTGACTTGACTAAAGAATGGAAAGACAAGATTGCTGATGCGTTCATTTCTCTTGGAAAAGACGAAAAAGGACACCAAATCATCAGTGAAATCTACTCTCACGAAGGCTACACTAAATCTAAAGACTCTAACTTCGATATCGTACGCGAATACGAAAAAGAAGTTGAAGGTCAATAA